In a single window of the Sediminicoccus sp. KRV36 genome:
- a CDS encoding acyl-CoA dehydrogenase family protein: MDMPLPVNTDAPIFDPRGFRLTPFEAELCDRAREFGARVLAPRAARWDREASFPTDNYDDMRREGWLGICIPKAEGGMGADFRAYCLAAAEFGRYCGATTLTWNMHVCSTLWTGLLTDDLEMEEATRAQHHARRRLHYANILERGAIFSQPFSEGGAAAAGTVAFGTTATPVEGGFRINGKKIFASLSGHADCYGILCTELHGADRPSRRDTLYLAIPKDAPGVSVEGEWDPLGMRGTVSRNLIFQDVFVPESAALMPPGLYFQAASRWPHMFMTLTPTYMGLAQAAHDFCVRYLRGEQPGTPPVKRRMYPTKQIAVAEMRIMLEQTKALWFQAISEAGPDPSKEQMLRALAAQNTVMENANAIAAKAVRTCGGQAMLKTLPLERIYRDSRCGSLMLPWTAELCVDRIGRDALYEKGEAD; this comes from the coding sequence ATGGACATGCCACTCCCCGTCAACACCGATGCGCCGATCTTCGATCCGCGTGGCTTCCGGCTGACGCCCTTCGAGGCCGAGCTCTGCGACCGGGCGCGCGAATTCGGCGCGCGCGTGCTGGCGCCGCGCGCCGCCCGCTGGGATCGCGAAGCCAGCTTCCCTACCGATAACTACGACGACATGCGGCGCGAGGGCTGGCTGGGCATCTGCATCCCCAAGGCGGAGGGCGGCATGGGGGCTGATTTCCGCGCCTATTGCCTCGCCGCCGCCGAGTTCGGGCGCTATTGCGGCGCGACGACGCTGACCTGGAACATGCATGTCTGCAGCACGCTCTGGACCGGCCTGCTGACCGATGACCTGGAGATGGAGGAAGCCACGCGCGCACAGCACCATGCGCGGCGCCGGCTGCACTACGCCAACATCCTGGAGCGCGGTGCCATCTTCTCGCAGCCCTTCTCCGAGGGCGGTGCCGCGGCTGCCGGCACCGTGGCGTTCGGCACCACGGCGACACCCGTGGAAGGCGGCTTTCGCATCAATGGCAAGAAGATCTTCGCCTCGCTCTCCGGCCACGCCGATTGCTACGGCATTCTCTGCACCGAGTTGCATGGCGCGGATCGGCCCTCGCGCCGGGACACGCTGTATCTCGCGATTCCGAAGGATGCGCCGGGCGTCTCCGTGGAGGGCGAATGGGACCCCTTGGGCATGCGCGGCACGGTCAGCCGCAACCTCATCTTCCAGGATGTCTTCGTCCCCGAGAGTGCGGCGCTGATGCCGCCCGGGCTCTATTTCCAGGCGGCCTCGCGCTGGCCGCACATGTTCATGACGCTGACGCCCACCTATATGGGGCTTGCCCAGGCGGCCCATGATTTCTGCGTGCGCTATCTGCGCGGCGAACAGCCAGGCACGCCGCCCGTGAAGCGCCGCATGTACCCGACAAAGCAGATCGCAGTGGCCGAGATGCGCATCATGCTGGAACAGACCAAGGCGCTCTGGTTCCAGGCCATCAGCGAGGCCGGACCTGATCCTTCGAAGGAGCAGATGCTGCGCGCCCTGGCCGCGCAAAACACCGTCATGGAGAACGCCAACGCCATCGCCGCCAAGGCGGTGCGCACCTGCGGCGGCCAGGCCATGCTGAAGACCCTGCCACTGGAGCGGATTTATCGCGACAGCCGCTGCGGTTCGCTCATGCTGCCCTGGACGGCGGAGTTGTGTGTGGACCGCATCGGGCGGGACGCGCTCTACGAAAAGGGCGAGGCGGATTGA
- a CDS encoding ketopantoate reductase family protein: MRVLVLGAGALGGYFGGRLAEASGDVTFLVRPARAARLAEAGLVIESPFGDARLPVKTVTAEALQPGWDVILLTCKAYDLEDAMASIEPAMDARTAILPVLNGLSHIETLQARFGAERVLGGLCKIQATLTPSGVVRQLNDWRWLTFGEMDGGMSPRVAALEAAFARARGMEAKAVPNIAQRLWEKLVHLGTSAVGTVLMRANVGEIVRAGGSAWLQEVLARNAAIAARHGHPMPESFMAEYRALFSDPASAYATSMLRDIEAGNRIEGEHILGFLAAAAARAGVESAIHDAAALHAGSYEQRRAANRLP, encoded by the coding sequence ATGCGGGTGCTGGTGCTGGGGGCGGGCGCGCTGGGTGGCTATTTCGGCGGCCGTTTGGCCGAAGCGAGCGGCGATGTGACCTTCCTCGTCCGGCCCGCACGCGCGGCGAGGCTGGCCGAGGCGGGCCTCGTGATCGAGAGCCCCTTCGGCGATGCGCGCCTACCGGTGAAGACCGTGACGGCCGAGGCATTGCAACCCGGCTGGGATGTGATCCTGCTGACCTGCAAGGCCTATGACCTGGAGGATGCCATGGCCAGCATCGAGCCGGCCATGGATGCACGCACCGCCATCCTGCCCGTGCTGAACGGGCTTTCGCATATCGAGACGCTGCAAGCGCGCTTCGGTGCGGAGCGTGTGCTGGGCGGGCTGTGCAAGATCCAGGCGACGCTGACGCCTTCGGGCGTCGTGCGGCAGCTGAATGACTGGCGCTGGCTGACCTTCGGCGAGATGGACGGCGGGATGAGCCCGCGCGTCGCGGCGCTGGAAGCCGCCTTCGCCAGGGCGCGCGGCATGGAGGCCAAGGCGGTGCCGAATATCGCGCAGCGCCTGTGGGAAAAGCTTGTGCATCTGGGCACCAGCGCGGTCGGCACGGTGCTGATGCGCGCCAATGTGGGCGAGATCGTGCGCGCCGGCGGAAGTGCCTGGCTGCAGGAGGTGCTGGCGCGCAACGCCGCCATCGCGGCACGTCACGGGCACCCGATGCCGGAGAGCTTCATGGCGGAGTATCGCGCGTTGTTCAGCGACCCGGCCAGCGCCTACGCCACCTCCATGCTCCGCGATATCGAGGCGGGCAATCGCATCGAGGGCGAGCATATCCTGGGCTTCCTCGCCGCGGCCGCGGCGCGCGCGGGGGTGGAGAGCGCCATCCATGACGCGGCCGCCCTGCATGCGGGCAGCTATGAGCAAAGGCGCGCGGCTAACCGGCTTCCGTAA
- a CDS encoding AMP-binding protein, which produces MQGFDLATLTPLIEAEEGLLRGEGIRAGDRIGWIGLNHPSMLACLFACERIGAVLVPLNWRLAADELQWIAQDAGLALLREGPAAGSVTPHAMPGSVPCEALLIGYTSGTTGRPKGALLSRAALHANAENARRIFELTPADHVLTVLPLFHVGGLNIQTVPALLAGARVTLLPKFDPDGFFDAMERLRPTLTLLVPAVMAALVKHPRWTGADLSSLRAIGAGSSEVPLPLIEAFHARGIPVQQVYGMTETSPIAIAQTRQEALAAPGSIGRAAPLCEARITLPDGREAPCGIPGEIEIRGANVLSGYWNRADATAEALHEGWFRTGDVGHQDTEGRFWFTDRLKRVIISGGENIYPAELERVLAEVPGLREYAIIGRADPRWGEVPVAVIVAGPEFNEAMIAAHFEAKLARFKHPRAVLRLPALPRTALGKVQIEKLRALTEAG; this is translated from the coding sequence ATGCAGGGCTTCGACCTCGCCACCCTCACACCGCTGATCGAGGCCGAGGAAGGCTTGTTGCGCGGCGAGGGCATCCGCGCCGGGGATCGCATCGGCTGGATCGGGCTGAACCATCCCTCCATGCTGGCTTGCCTCTTTGCCTGCGAGCGGATCGGCGCCGTGCTCGTCCCGCTGAACTGGCGCCTCGCCGCCGACGAGTTGCAATGGATCGCGCAGGATGCGGGCCTCGCCTTGCTGCGCGAGGGGCCGGCCGCGGGCTCTGTCACCCCGCACGCCATGCCGGGTTCGGTGCCCTGCGAGGCGCTGCTGATCGGCTATACCTCCGGCACCACCGGCCGCCCCAAGGGCGCCCTGCTGAGCCGCGCGGCGCTGCACGCCAATGCGGAAAATGCGCGCCGCATCTTCGAGCTGACGCCCGCTGACCATGTGCTGACGGTGCTGCCACTGTTCCATGTGGGCGGGCTGAACATCCAGACCGTGCCCGCGCTGCTGGCCGGCGCGCGTGTCACCCTCCTGCCGAAATTCGACCCAGATGGCTTCTTCGATGCGATGGAGCGCCTGCGCCCGACGCTGACGCTGCTGGTGCCGGCCGTGATGGCGGCGCTCGTGAAGCATCCCCGCTGGACAGGCGCTGATCTTTCCTCCCTGCGCGCCATCGGCGCCGGTTCCTCCGAGGTGCCGCTGCCGCTGATCGAGGCATTTCACGCGCGCGGCATCCCGGTACAGCAGGTCTATGGCATGACGGAGACCAGTCCCATCGCCATCGCGCAAACGCGGCAGGAGGCGCTGGCCGCGCCAGGCTCCATCGGCCGCGCCGCGCCGCTTTGCGAGGCACGCATCACCCTGCCCGATGGCCGCGAGGCACCCTGCGGCATCCCGGGCGAAATCGAGATCCGCGGCGCGAACGTCCTGTCGGGCTACTGGAACCGCGCCGATGCCACGGCGGAAGCCCTGCATGAGGGCTGGTTCCGCACCGGCGATGTCGGCCATCAGGATACCGAAGGCCGCTTCTGGTTCACCGACCGGCTGAAGCGCGTGATCATCTCGGGCGGCGAGAACATCTATCCGGCGGAGTTGGAGCGCGTGCTGGCCGAAGTGCCGGGGCTGCGGGAATACGCCATCATCGGCCGCGCCGATCCGCGCTGGGGCGAAGTGCCGGTGGCCGTCATCGTCGCCGGTCCCGAATTCAACGAGGCGATGATCGCCGCCCATTTCGAAGCCAAGCTGGCGCGCTTCAAGCATCCGCGCGCCGTGCTGCGCCTTCCGGCCCTGCCGCGCACGGCGCTCGGCAAGGTGCAGATCGAGAAGCTGCGCGCGCTTACGGAAGCCGGTTAG